One region of Streptomyces davaonensis JCM 4913 genomic DNA includes:
- a CDS encoding 2-keto-4-pentenoate hydratase, with protein sequence MNDSKPLATASPSDIVAAAERIAGALASGVPCAPVRDLIGRDDLAAAYAVQAVLTERRIAAGARVVGRKIGLTSEAVQRQLGVDQPDFGVLFDDMAYADDDTVPFGRVLQPRAEAEIAFVLGADLADGPLDREQVRAAIAYGVPALEICGSRIAGWDISFADTVADNASAGAYVLGEERLKLDEFDPVDVAMSMSINGEEVSTGSGAACLGDPVEAVVWLARTARELGEPLRAGQVVLSGALGPMRPAAAGDTVTATLSGLGAVTVRFSEGAEGAA encoded by the coding sequence GTGAACGACAGCAAACCGCTCGCCACCGCGAGCCCCTCCGACATCGTGGCCGCGGCCGAGCGCATCGCCGGGGCCCTCGCCTCCGGGGTGCCGTGCGCGCCCGTGCGGGACCTGATCGGCCGGGACGACCTGGCCGCCGCGTACGCCGTGCAGGCCGTGCTGACCGAGCGGCGGATCGCCGCCGGCGCGAGGGTCGTGGGCCGCAAGATCGGGCTCACCTCCGAGGCCGTACAGCGGCAGCTCGGCGTGGACCAGCCCGACTTCGGAGTCCTCTTCGACGACATGGCGTATGCCGACGATGACACGGTCCCCTTCGGCCGGGTCCTCCAGCCGCGGGCCGAGGCGGAGATCGCGTTCGTGCTGGGCGCCGACCTGGCCGACGGGCCGCTCGACCGCGAGCAGGTCCGCGCGGCGATCGCCTACGGCGTGCCCGCGCTGGAGATCTGCGGCAGCCGGATCGCGGGCTGGGACATCAGCTTCGCTGACACGGTCGCCGACAACGCCTCCGCGGGCGCGTACGTGCTCGGCGAGGAGCGGCTGAAGCTCGACGAGTTCGACCCGGTGGACGTCGCCATGTCGATGAGCATCAACGGCGAGGAGGTCTCCACCGGTTCCGGCGCCGCTTGCCTCGGCGACCCCGTCGAGGCGGTCGTATGGCTGGCCCGCACCGCCCGTGAACTCGGCGAGCCGCTGCGCGCGGGCCAGGTCGTCCTCTCCGGCGCCCTCGGCCCGATGCGCCCGGCCGCCGCCGGCGACACCGTCACCGCCACCCTGTCCGGCCTCGGCGCCGTGACGGTCCGCTTCAGCGAGGGAGCAGAGGGAGCAGCATGA